The Kribbella shirazensis genomic interval GTCGGTCTGCGTGACCACGTCACCGGCCGCGTTGGTCGTGTAGGTGACGTACGACCCGGACGGTCGGGTCACCCTCTGCAAGAACCCGGCGCTGCCGTAGGCGTACGACGTGGTGAACGTGCTGGAGCCGACTCGCTCGAAGGTCGAGTCGGTGAGCTTGCGCCCGAGATAGTCGTAGGTCGACTGGCTGGACGCGCCCACGGGGTTGACCGTCTTGAGCAGCTCGTCGTTCAAGTCGTACGAGTACGTCGTCACACCGCCGTTGGGCTCAACCGTTTTCGACAGGCGGCCGAACTGGTCGTACGTGTACCTGGTGATCTGCCCCAGTGCGTCGGTGGTCGAGGTGATGTTGCCGGACGCGCCGAACGTCCTGGACACCGTGGCGGTGATGGGCGAGCCGCCGGGCGGCGTGTAGTTCGGGAGTCGCGTGCTCACCGGCCGGCCGGACGCGTCCCGGGTGATGACGGTGACGGTGCCGTCCGGGTCCCGCAGTTCGACCTCGTCGCCGAAGGTGTCGTAGCCGGTGGTGGTGACCGGTCGCGAGCTGACCGGCGTACCGCCGTTGGACTCTGCATCGACCGCCGCACCGATCGTGACCGCGACATTTCCCGACTCGTCGTACTCGTAGCGCTCGATGTTGCCGAGCGGGTCCTTCTCGGACAACGGCAGGCCACGCTGGTCATACGTGTAGGTGGTGCTGTGGATGACGTCGCCGAGTGGCCGGACCTCCGACCATCCCCGGCCGTACAGGCTGGACACGTCCGCTGCCGACAGCGGCCGCTGGTAGACCTGGACCTGGGCGACGGACCCGCTGAGCGGCGCTTCGGTCGCACCGTTGTACTTGGAGCGGCCGATCGCGAGCGACCCGCTCGAGGCGATCGGCGTAGTGTCGGTGGCCGCGCCCTGGGCGGCGCCGTTGACGTAGAGAGTCATCTTGCCGTCGACGGCGTCGTAGACACCCACGAGATGGGTCCAGGTATTCAGTGTCGGTGCGGTAGTGGACTGTGCTGTCGCGGAGGGCGCCGCGGTCGTGTCGGTCAGGTTCCTGGTGAACGACCACCGGTTCTCGGTCTTCAGATACTGCAGCTCGAAGCCGGAGTTGACACTCGCGTCCTGCGACACGACGGACTGGGTCGTGGTGTTCGCGCCGAGCTTGACCCAGGCCATGACGGTGAAGCTCGTCGTGGTGTTCACGACGGGCTCGGCCGTGGTGGCCCAGCCGGTGCTGCCGTTGAACGCCGCCGCGCCACCGGACCAGGTGACGCCGCTCGTCGCGGTCGCGGTGAAGTCGTGGTCGGAACTGTCGACCACGCTCGTGCCCTTGGTCGCGTTGAGCTTCCACCAGCCGGCCGGTGACAGCGGTCCGGACGAACGCACGAAGTCGGACGTGACCCGGCCCGCGGTGTCGTAGGTACTGCCCACAGCGCCGAAGTAGCCGGTGTAGTCGCCGTACCACTTCATGGTGACCTGGTCGTCGTTGTCGTAGGAGTACAGCGTCTTACGAGCGACGCCGTTCGGATCCAGCGTTTCGTCGGAGACCCGGCCGGCCGCGTCCACCGTGTACTTGGTCTCGGTGGTGTTGTTGTTGGCAAGTTCCCGGATCACGTTGCCGGCTGCGTCGTATCCCGTCTGCTCCGTGACGAACGACTGGCTGCCGTCGGCGTTTCGCTGGACGACCGCGACCTCGAGGTTGTTGTCGGTATAGGTGAACGCCGTGACGCGGCCCATCGCGTCGGTGATGGAGGCAAGCCGCCCAGCCGGGTCGTACGCCCGCGACTCCGTCACGAGATCCACCGCGGGGCTCGGGCTGTTCGGATTCCCCGTGTAGCCGGCCAGCGTGCTGGTCAGCAGGTGCCCGTTCGCGTCGTACGCGTACCGCGTCTCGACCCCGTCCTCGTCGACCTCCTTCGTCATGTTCCCGTAGAGGTCGTAGCCGAACGTCGACACCTTGCCGCTGGCGTCGGTCGCCGTCGCGACGTGCCCCAGGGCGTCGTAGCTGTTCTTGAGCGTACGCGGCGGGTCGCCGCCGGTGGCGTCGCTGACGGTCTGCTGCAAGATCTGCCCGTCATCGTTGTAGGCCGTCGTGGTGACCGCGGTGTGCACCACCCCGGTGACCCGGTTGGTGGTCGCCGGATCGGTCTGCCGGGTGATGCGCCCGAGCTTGTCGTACGCCACCTTCGTCACGAGCCCGGCCGGATACCCGTCGGAGATCTCGGTCTTCGACACCGTACGGCCCAGCCCGTCGTAGGCGAGCTTGGTCACCAGGCCCGCGGGGTCGGTCACCTGCGCCACGTCACCGTTGGCGAAGTACGTCGTGGTCTGCACCTGGCCGCCCGCGGAGGTGGTCCGCCAGGGCAGTCCGGCCGGGGCGAACCCGCCGTCGGCCGCCGCGATCGTGGTCCCGTCGGTGTAATCGGTCCTGGCGACGCGGCCCAGCGGGTCGGTGGTCTTCGTCTTGTTGCCCGACCCGTCGTATTCGAACCTCGTCAGATACGTGTTGTCGGTCGGGCCGGCCGACCGGCCGTCGCGTACCTCGGTCAGCTGATCGTTGCGAGGATCGATGGCCGAGGCCGTGTTCAGGTAGTACGAGTAGTAGACGGTGGAGCATTTGCCGGCCGATCGATCCTGGCAGGTCTGCTCCGAGATCGTGTTGCCTCGCGCGTCGTGTTCACTGGTGGTCACGTTGCCGTTCGGGTCGGTCACCGTCCGCAGGAAACCGTCCTTGTACCCGTACGTCGTCTGCCGCTCGGAGCCGCCGTCGGTCCAGATCTCGGCCACCTGCCGGCCGCCGTTGTTCACGTCGTGGAGGTAGGTGGTCGTCGCGTTCAGCGGATCCGTCACCACGATCTTCTTCGCCAAGGCCGCGCCCGCCGCGTTCGCCGAAGCGTTCTTGCCGGCCGCCACCTGGTCGGCGACCTGCGCCGCGGTCAACTGCGAGGTGAAGAACGCGAACTCGCCGATCGACCCCGGGAAGTAGCCTGACGAATCCCCGTCGTATCCGGGCCAGCTGGACGACCACTTCCCGGCACCGAGGTAGGCGTACGCCGGCGCGGTGGAGGGCACGACCCGGGTCGCGTTGCGGGTGCCGACCAGCGTTCCGTCCAGGTAGAGGGACTGGCTGGTGCTGCTCGCAGCCAACGCCACGTGGTGCCATTTGCCGTCGGCCACCGAGGCCGCGGTGGTCAGGACGTTCGCGGCGCTTCCGGTCCAGAAACCACCGCGGAGTTTGCCGTCCACACCCACGTAGAGCGCCGGAACCCAGCTGCCGGCCGCATCCACATCATCCATGGACATGCTCTGATACGCGTACAGCACGCCGCCCTTGGTCGATCCCGACGGCATGCTGAACCACATCGACACCGAGTCCGGTCCGGTTGTGGGGATCTCCGTCGCCGGCAGTTCCACGGAGGAGGCGGTGCCGTTGAACTTGGCCGCCGTCGCGTCGGCGAACGGGCCGGGCGTGCCGAGGGTCACCGAGTTGTACGTCGCGACTCCGCCGTTGACCTCGTTGACCGCCTCGGAGACACCGGTCTCGTTCATCCGCAGATAATCCGCCGGACCGCCGGACAGCACCGACGCCGCGTAGATCTGGGACGACCCCGCGACCGTCGGGCTGCTGATCTTCCAGGTGCCGTTGTGTTCGTCGGTCACCTGCGTCACGACACCGCTGACCGGGTCGTAGGAGATCTGCGCCGCCGTCGCGCCGGACGGCCGGACGATCTTCGTCAGCGGGTGCGCCGCCGCCGAAGCCGCACCCCGCAGACTCGCCACTTCGGCAGCCGTGAGGGTGCGGTCGAACAGGGCCACGTCGTTGATCGTGCCGGTGAAGTAGGTGGCGAACCCTTGGCCGGTGGTGTTCTGGTGGGCTTGGTCGGGCCAGCTGCCGCCGATGAAACCGGCTCCGACGTATTCGTGCGCCGTGCTGTTCGCGTCGGCCAGTTTGATCAGCCCGGTCAGCGTGCCGACCGCAGTCCCGTCGAGGTAGAGCGTCTGGACGTCACCGGCCGCCGCCAGCACAACGTGGTGCCAGGCGCCGTCGGTGACCGGGCTCGGCGAAGTGATGGCGCTGGCCGGGGAGCCGTTCCAGAACTGCGCGTGCAGCTTTCCACTGCTGCCGACATACAGGGCCGGAACGTAGTTGGTGGCAGTGGTGCCGTTGGTGATCGGGTCTTTCTGGTAACTGAACAAGACCCCGTCGGGCGTCGTGGTCTTGAACCACATGCTGAGGGACTGGTAGCTCGCCGCGGTCACCAGCTTGGACGGCATTTCGACATAGGAGGAGGTGCCGTTGAATCCGGCAGCTGTCGCCGACGACCCGGGCAGAGATCCCACCTGACCCAGTGCCACGTTCTGGTACGTCGCGGCGTCGGTCCCGGCGTTGTCCAGAACCGTGCTGGCCGCCTTGGTCGCCCCCGCCGCCTCCGACAACCGCCAATACGACCGTGGACCCGCATCGAGCAACGCCGTCGGGTACTGCGTGCCGGTGCCGTACTCGTAGGTCGTGCAGTGGGTGGCGTCGGTCGGCGGGCACACCTTCGTCAACTGGTCACCGCTGTAGGCGTATGACCAGACGGCAACGGAGGTGGAGTCGCCCGCGACGGCCGGGTCGGTCGCGACCGTGGCGACATGGGCCTTGCTCGCGCCCGCGGGCGTCGACCAGGTGAGATGCAACGCCCGCCCGGACGGCGCGGACGAGATCGTCTCGACCTGACCCGCCGCGTCGTACGCCAACGTCAGCGCCCGGCCCGCCGAATCCTTGATCGACATCAGCCCGTATGCCGCGGTGCTGCCCGCGGTCCCCGACAGTCGCCGGGTGAACAGGTACGTCGTGCCGTCCTTGTCCAGCAAGGAATACCCGCCGGTCACCGCGGAGAGCACCGAGAATCGGCCTGACGGCGGAGTGAAGCTCCCATCGGCGTTACGCCCGAACGCCACCTCGGCGCCGGTCGGATACGTGATCACCGCCGTCTTCGCGCTCTCCGTCGTGAACCGCTCGACGACACTGGCGTCGACAACCGTCGACCAGCCCGCTCCGAACGCCGAACCTCTGCGCGGATCGCGGCTGTTGTACGACCGCTGGATCGCCAGCGCCGGACCGACCGTCGCGACTTGGGCGTCCATCGCCGCTGTCGTGTAGTTGCCGACGCTGGGTTCGAAGCCGCGCCCGCCGCCGTCCTGCGACAGCCCTGAGGTCAGCAGCGGCTGCGGAGGAGGAGTCGACAGCGGGTAGTAGTACGCGACGTTCAGCGGGTCGGGGCTGGCGGCCCAGCCGTCGTACGACACCACCCACCAGTAGTACGTTTTCGACCACTGCAACTTCCCGGCCGGCACCGTCCAACTCGACGAACTCGTCCACCCCGAGGTAGCCACCAGCGCACCGGAGGCGTCGTTGATCTTGAAGTTGTACTGCATCGCTTTCGGCCACTTGTCCGGATCGTGGCCCCGGGCAAGCAACTCCGGAGTCAGCGAGGTCGCCTGGTAGTCCTGCGGCGGGTACTGCGCATCGATCTGGGGAGCCTTGTTCGGGGTGTAGGACACCGACAGGAACGGCGCGCAGGTGTGGCTGTCACAGACCGCACCGGACGGGCCGTTGCGTGACGTGAACCGCTTGAAGGCCGCCGACTGGGTCGGCGAGGCGTTCACCAGCAGGCCGTAATTGGGGATCGTGCCGTTGAGCCAGCCGTCGAGCGTCGCCTTGTCCAACTCGACGCTCGTCCACTCGCCGACCGTCCGGTTACCACCGGTGTTCGCACACGCCTGCGAAAAGCTCGTCGGTGTCTGCGTTCCGATCGCGCCGCTGAACGCCGGACCGTCGTAGTTCACGCTCCCGTAGCGGACTGTGCTCTGCGACCACGACTCGTTCACCCGGTGAACCGTGTACGGCTGCGCCGTACAACTGCTTTGCCACGTCAGGAACAGGTACAGCCGGACCGACGTGATCCGTTGCCCGTTGAACGTGCCACCGAAACCTGAGAACGCCATCAGCGCCTTGCCCCGATGCGCACCCCCGTCCCAGGTTCCGACCGCGAGGTTGTCCTCGGCGGAGTGGTCCACGTCGTTGCCGTAGTACATGTAGGTGTCCGAGGTGTTCATGAACTCCACGGTCGGGTCCACCGTCACGGGGTAGACGCGCTCGGGCGCGTTGAGCCACTGCTCGTCCGCGATCACCTTCAGGCCGACGCCGCGATCAACCTGAACGAGCTCGTAGCGGACCGCGTTCGACGTGGCGAACTCTCCGCTCGCGGGGTCGAACTTGGAGTCGTGCATCAAGCCCGGGGGGATACGTCCCCTGACCACGCCCTTCGCATCGGTGAGCGCGACACCGCCACCGGCGTCCAGGGTGGCGACGAGCCCTGCCAGCCGGAGCGGGAACACCCACTCGTGCACAGCGCTCCGCTGGTGAAGCACGATCGACTCCTTGACGCCGCTCTCTCGCGACTCGAGGACGAGGTCGGTCCCGGGCAACACCCCCGCGTAGGTCACCGAGTACGCCCCGATCCGCGCCGGAACGGCAGCCGCGCCGCGCAGCGAGTATCCGAATCCGACCCCGTCGAACGACGCCGACACCAGCCGGTCGTCGTCGCCTCGACGCGCGAGCTGCAGTCCCAGCCGGTTCGCCCGCTGGCCGAGCCGCTCCCCCGTCGACGTCAGTCGCGCGTCGATCTTCTGCCAGGCGCCGTTGGCGTCCTGGAAGTTGACAGTGCCCTGGGACACCTCCCGGGTGTAGGAGCCGTCCGGGTTCGCGAACAGGTCGGAACCCGCGCTCGAATCCTTCGCGCTCCGCACACTCCGGCCGGGTTCGAAGCCCTTGGTCCCGGGTGTTGTCAGCTGCTGAACCGCCCGCTTCTGCCGTTCGGCCGGGGCCGGGTCCGGTGCCCGTCCCGCCCCGCCTGGCGCCTTCGTTTCGGCGTACCCGACGTAGTGGTCCTTGCCTGCGGCCGTCCCGCTTTGCTGCACCGGGCCTGGCGGCGCGGCTGCGGCGTTCGCCGGCCGGGCGGTCAGCCACGACCACAGCCGACTCAGCTTCAGGTCCACCGGACCGAAGGTCGGCGGCTGTGGCATCGCGGTGACAAGCAACATCGAGACTGTGAGAAGCAGGCCGGTCAGCACACGACGGCGGCGACGACGGTCCATGGCGGACTCCTCTCCCGAACTTCGGCCCACCGACCGAGTTCGAGAGAAAGTGTGGGGTTGATGAATCGATTCTGCAAGGGCCACAATGGCAACTCGTCGCCGTCACGTTTCCTTTCCCGTCAACGCCGGAATTGATGTGACGGATTCCGCCCACCCGGACAGAGATCTCCGGGTTCGACGAAGGAGGATCCATGACCAGATCACGGAAGACATCTCTGCTCGCGACGGCGTTGGCACTCGCGCTGACTGTCACCGGAGTGGCCGCGCCGGGAGCACCCGGGGCCACCGCAGCGTCGGCGTCCACCGGCTCATCGTCGTTCGGCCTGGCCGACCCGAGCACCGTGCAGGCCATCGACGGGACCTATGTCACCTATGGCACGACCGTCGGCTCCGGTGCCGGCCCCCGCTGCGGCGCCCAGAGCGGCGTGACCTTGTACGTGCCCTTCCTCAACCACGGATCGGGCGACACGGTCGGTATGTCGGACTGCGTCGCCGGCGACGCGCTCCCCTCCGGCCCGGGTTCGTGGGCGGTGGACAACGGCGCCATCTGGGCGCCCGGTGTGACACAGTTCAACGGCAAGTACTACATGTACTACACGGCGACAAAGGCCGGCACCGGCCAGAAATGCATCGGGCTGGCCACGTCCGGCGGGGCCAAGAGTCCCTTTACCAATAAGGGCATCTGGGCGTGTCCCGGCGGCGGCCGGTGGGCCATCGACGCGAACCCGTTCGTTGCCAACGGCAAGCTCTACGTCGCCTATCGCGACGACGCGATCACCTCTCACCCGGAGACCGGCATCTCCATCGTCCAAGTCGGCTCCGACGGCTTCGCCCTCTGGAACACCCGTCGCGACGCGTTGAAGAGCACCGATCTGGTCTGGGACACCATCAACGACTCCGGCACCACCCATGTCATCGAGAATCCGTCGATCTTCGTCGGCGGATCCGGGCACTACTATCTGCTGTTCTCCGGCAACAACTGGAACAGTGCCAGGTATTCGACCGGCATCGCCGACTGCGGGCCCAATCCGATCCCGTCCACCCGTTGCACCCTCTTGAAAGACGGCGCCAACCAGCCCTACTTCGGTTACACAGGCAGCGGAGGGCTCGGGCCGTACCGAGGGCTGCCCGGCAACCACACCGGCCCCGGCGCCATGGCCGCCTTCTACACCGAAGGCAACCGCCGGTGCGTCGTCTGGGCCTGGTACGACACCGCGACCGGCAAGCGCCACCCGATCATCGGCGAACTGAAACTCGACTCCAGCGGCTTCTACGTCGAATGACCGACGGGCGATCCACCGGCTTGCCCAGCGGCCGCCGGCGTCCTCGGCACGACCTGCTTCCCACCTCTGTCCAAGCATTGACCTGACGGGAGTCCGACCATGAACAGCAAGATGAGCAGGCGTAGGGCGCTCGCCCTCGGCGGCAGCGTGCTCGCCGGTGCCGTCGCGGGCACGGGCACCGCATCGGCGGCGACCGATTGGTTCCGGCTGCCGGTGATCACGGCGAACATCGGCCGGGACAACCTCGGAGCCCGGGACGCCGCGTTCGACGCCGTACGCAACGCCGACGGCGCGAACCGGCCGCTGGTCTGCTTCCAGGAGATCAGCGAGGGAGATACCGGCGAAGAAGCGATGATCGACCACTACTTCGGCCCGCTCTACACCAAGGCGTTCTTGCGCCACGAGACGTCGTTCCGGATTCCGATCTGCGTCGGTAGGCCGTGGGTCGTCGTTTCCAGCCGGACCCAGCGCGCGCACGGCGGCATTCCCGGGGTGACCCCACCCCGTTGGTTCAACGAGGTCGTCGTGCGGCACCAGGACCATCCGTCCGTCGAGTTCGCGGTGCTCAACACCCACTACATCGCGAACGCGTTCAACGGCGACCAGCGCACGGACCTGCGTGACGAATGGTGGCTGATGCGGGACATCCACAAGGCCAGGGCACTCGCGCACCACAACGTGGGCAGGCTGGTGATCTGGGGAGCGGACACCAACCGCCCGGACTTCGGTACCGCGTCGGACCTGGCCGCGGAGCAGAAGGCGTTCGGCACCGGCATCGATCGCCTGCACTGGTTGCCCGGCGACGGTTCCGTGCAGATCACCCTGAACACCACCAGGACTGTCGACACGAACGTCGACGCGCACAACGCCCGCCTGGCCATCTTCC includes:
- a CDS encoding LamG-like jellyroll fold domain-containing protein, which codes for MDRRRRRRVLTGLLLTVSMLLVTAMPQPPTFGPVDLKLSRLWSWLTARPANAAAAPPGPVQQSGTAAGKDHYVGYAETKAPGGAGRAPDPAPAERQKRAVQQLTTPGTKGFEPGRSVRSAKDSSAGSDLFANPDGSYTREVSQGTVNFQDANGAWQKIDARLTSTGERLGQRANRLGLQLARRGDDDRLVSASFDGVGFGYSLRGAAAVPARIGAYSVTYAGVLPGTDLVLESRESGVKESIVLHQRSAVHEWVFPLRLAGLVATLDAGGGVALTDAKGVVRGRIPPGLMHDSKFDPASGEFATSNAVRYELVQVDRGVGLKVIADEQWLNAPERVYPVTVDPTVEFMNTSDTYMYYGNDVDHSAEDNLAVGTWDGGAHRGKALMAFSGFGGTFNGQRITSVRLYLFLTWQSSCTAQPYTVHRVNESWSQSTVRYGSVNYDGPAFSGAIGTQTPTSFSQACANTGGNRTVGEWTSVELDKATLDGWLNGTIPNYGLLVNASPTQSAAFKRFTSRNGPSGAVCDSHTCAPFLSVSYTPNKAPQIDAQYPPQDYQATSLTPELLARGHDPDKWPKAMQYNFKINDASGALVATSGWTSSSSWTVPAGKLQWSKTYYWWVVSYDGWAASPDPLNVAYYYPLSTPPPQPLLTSGLSQDGGGRGFEPSVGNYTTAAMDAQVATVGPALAIQRSYNSRDPRRGSAFGAGWSTVVDASVVERFTTESAKTAVITYPTGAEVAFGRNADGSFTPPSGRFSVLSAVTGGYSLLDKDGTTYLFTRRLSGTAGSTAAYGLMSIKDSAGRALTLAYDAAGQVETISSAPSGRALHLTWSTPAGASKAHVATVATDPAVAGDSTSVAVWSYAYSGDQLTKVCPPTDATHCTTYEYGTGTQYPTALLDAGPRSYWRLSEAAGATKAASTVLDNAGTDAATYQNVALGQVGSLPGSSATAAGFNGTSSYVEMPSKLVTAASYQSLSMWFKTTTPDGVLFSYQKDPITNGTTATNYVPALYVGSSGKLHAQFWNGSPASAITSPSPVTDGAWHHVVLAAAGDVQTLYLDGTAVGTLTGLIKLADANSTAHEYVGAGFIGGSWPDQAHQNTTGQGFATYFTGTINDVALFDRTLTAAEVASLRGAASAAAHPLTKIVRPSGATAAQISYDPVSGVVTQVTDEHNGTWKISSPTVAGSSQIYAASVLSGGPADYLRMNETGVSEAVNEVNGGVATYNSVTLGTPGPFADATAAKFNGTASSVELPATEIPTTGPDSVSMWFSMPSGSTKGGVLYAYQSMSMDDVDAAGSWVPALYVGVDGKLRGGFWTGSAANVLTTAASVADGKWHHVALAASSTSQSLYLDGTLVGTRNATRVVPSTAPAYAYLGAGKWSSSWPGYDGDSSGYFPGSIGEFAFFTSQLTAAQVADQVAAGKNASANAAGAALAKKIVVTDPLNATTTYLHDVNNGGRQVAEIWTDGGSERQTTYGYKDGFLRTVTDPNGNVTTSEHDARGNTISEQTCQDRSAGKCSTVYYSYYLNTASAIDPRNDQLTEVRDGRSAGPTDNTYLTRFEYDGSGNKTKTTDPLGRVARTDYTDGTTIAAADGGFAPAGLPWRTTSAGGQVQTTTYFANGDVAQVTDPAGLVTKLAYDGLGRTVSKTEISDGYPAGLVTKVAYDKLGRITRQTDPATTNRVTGVVHTAVTTTAYNDDGQILQQTVSDATGGDPPRTLKNSYDALGHVATATDASGKVSTFGYDLYGNMTKEVDEDGVETRYAYDANGHLLTSTLAGYTGNPNSPSPAVDLVTESRAYDPAGRLASITDAMGRVTAFTYTDNNLEVAVVQRNADGSQSFVTEQTGYDAAGNVIRELANNNTTETKYTVDAAGRVSDETLDPNGVARKTLYSYDNDDQVTMKWYGDYTGYFGAVGSTYDTAGRVTSDFVRSSGPLSPAGWWKLNATKGTSVVDSSDHDFTATATSGVTWSGGAAAFNGSTGWATTAEPVVNTTTSFTVMAWVKLGANTTTQSVVSQDASVNSGFELQYLKTENRWSFTRNLTDTTAAPSATAQSTTAPTLNTWTHLVGVYDAVDGKMTLYVNGAAQGAATDTTPIASSGSLAIGRSKYNGATEAPLSGSVAQVQVYQRPLSAADVSSLYGRGWSEVRPLGDVIHSTTYTYDQRGLPLSEKDPLGNIERYEYDESGNVAVTIGAAVDAESNGGTPVSSRPVTTTGYDTFGDEVELRDPDGTVTVITRDASGRPVSTRLPNYTPPGGSPITATVSRTFGASGNITSTTDALGQITRYTYDQFGRLSKTVEPNGGVTTYSYDLNDELLKTVNPVGASSQSTYDYLGRKLTDSTFERVGSSTFTTSYAYGSAGFLQRVTRPSGSYVTYTTNAAGDVVTQTDAAGNSTQYGYDYLSRPVAITAPDGSKRRIVYDEPGNNTMVKAYDSSGRFVSKISAAYDANGNQVSTTDALGHTTKFSYDATGLVTGETQPISATESITTSFGYDLQGRRTRYTDGRGNKHLSTYNSWGLPESQIEPATSANPNDRTWTTAYDAAGRAMKQTQPGGVVITNAYDAVGNLVTQTGTGAEAATADRTFGYDLAGQLTSMRAGTGTDTFAYNDRGLLTTTAGPSGTSSFGYTADGLMASRTDASGTSTYSYDAVNRLSNATVAATGQSVSYAYDGMSRVTKLTYGNGDSRSFGYDNASRLVSDTLRTSGGATVASIAYGYDLNGRETSKTTTGFAGAAANTYTYDWAGRLTSWNNGSTTTSYAYDASGNRTRLGAKTMVYDERDQLVTDGSTTYTYTARGTLKSTVTGATTQTLSSDAYGQQRAIGSQTYTYDSLGRVLTAGSVTLTYSGLDNDVAGDGTATYSRDPDGGVLGVKPDGGTGVFAWTDLHTDLVGQFTSAGATLAGSVTYDPFGTETATAGKVGKLGFQSEWTDSVANRINMHARWYNPATGQFDNRDTVDNDPVPDSIDANRYQYGDGDPLQTIDPTGHWGWNPFKAVSKAVHKARKHVSHTAYRYASSYLRSKWHAATHVVRHAVHHVKKAVHKVKKVAHRAYRSVKHTVHRAVHYAKKTYKRAVHAVKHTYHRVKHSVAKHINHIKSKVKNTYHRIKQSGQRIVHKVTRTVKQVANVVKDAHHAAAKWVKEHKDTLIQVAAIVAGVAAGIACTAVTAGAGAVACAVGAAALINLGKDAAQGNIHSFKDALGSLGRGAIQGSIGAVTGGVGGIVAGKVAGALGGFAAKVGGRMIEGFTAGAVGDTAAQLATTRRVDLTGVAIAAGVGAIGIRRPRGRPAKDDPAPTPSSGRREPGVVSTGETLRAAQVREELKEDVENTWKRQTAGQSLTKTVTQQADNFPTQVDYGVLPVGSLDVIPFAVAIAASRVKLWMNRGAP
- a CDS encoding family 43 glycosylhydrolase — encoded protein: MALALTVTGVAAPGAPGATAASASTGSSSFGLADPSTVQAIDGTYVTYGTTVGSGAGPRCGAQSGVTLYVPFLNHGSGDTVGMSDCVAGDALPSGPGSWAVDNGAIWAPGVTQFNGKYYMYYTATKAGTGQKCIGLATSGGAKSPFTNKGIWACPGGGRWAIDANPFVANGKLYVAYRDDAITSHPETGISIVQVGSDGFALWNTRRDALKSTDLVWDTINDSGTTHVIENPSIFVGGSGHYYLLFSGNNWNSARYSTGIADCGPNPIPSTRCTLLKDGANQPYFGYTGSGGLGPYRGLPGNHTGPGAMAAFYTEGNRRCVVWAWYDTATGKRHPIIGELKLDSSGFYVE